In a genomic window of Thermus albus:
- a CDS encoding hydrogenase-4 subunit G produces the protein MEAVKEALQEGRSVAYFPYGEGALLLVERRRSLEAFRLGQGRRLPSLAAEFPSLDWFERALWERGLELVGHPGLRPLRRHDLPYAFREFPHLHGVPVGPVHAGIIEPGHFRFSVLGERILNLEIRLGYQHRGLLGIMPGKGPEAALLLAERAGGEPVAHALAFAEAWERALGIEVPPRAQYLRRAALELERAFGHLGHLAGLFTDIGYAYGATQVGRIRALLQGEVDRLTGHRYGRNFIRVGGVWQEGRPDLEALSRYQKELDWLLPRLLKHPQVLDRIRYVGVVRRVEALALGFVGPTARASGVGRDLRQDDPLYPSFAPVVRQGGDVLARAQVYAEEALQALDYAQHFLRQLPEGPLAVEVPPGDGEGIARVEAGRGEVFWFVQLAGGKVVQAEGVDPSFKNWRALELAVRGEGLPDFPLCNKSFDLSYAGNDL, from the coding sequence GGCCTATTTCCCCTACGGCGAGGGGGCGCTTTTGCTGGTGGAGCGCAGGCGGAGCCTCGAGGCCTTCCGCCTGGGCCAGGGAAGGCGTTTACCTAGTTTGGCCGCGGAGTTCCCCTCCCTGGATTGGTTTGAGCGGGCCCTTTGGGAAAGGGGATTAGAGCTGGTGGGGCATCCCGGGCTAAGACCTTTAAGGCGGCACGACCTTCCCTATGCTTTCCGGGAGTTTCCCCACCTGCACGGGGTGCCGGTGGGCCCGGTGCATGCGGGGATCATTGAGCCCGGCCACTTCCGCTTTAGCGTTCTTGGGGAGCGAATCCTTAACCTGGAGATCCGCCTGGGCTACCAGCACCGGGGCCTCCTCGGGATCATGCCGGGCAAAGGTCCAGAGGCGGCCCTGCTCCTGGCGGAACGGGCGGGGGGTGAGCCTGTGGCCCACGCCCTGGCCTTTGCGGAGGCTTGGGAGAGGGCCTTGGGGATAGAGGTTCCCCCCCGCGCGCAGTACCTGCGTCGGGCGGCCTTGGAGCTGGAGCGGGCCTTTGGCCACCTGGGCCACCTGGCGGGCCTTTTCACCGATATCGGCTACGCCTACGGCGCCACCCAGGTGGGGCGGATACGGGCCCTTCTGCAAGGGGAGGTGGACCGCCTCACGGGCCACCGCTATGGCCGCAACTTCATCCGGGTGGGAGGGGTGTGGCAGGAAGGCAGGCCGGACCTCGAGGCCCTATCGCGGTACCAAAAGGAGTTGGATTGGCTTTTGCCCCGGCTTCTTAAGCACCCCCAGGTGCTGGATCGCATACGCTACGTGGGGGTGGTGCGGCGGGTGGAGGCGTTGGCCTTGGGCTTCGTGGGGCCCACGGCCCGGGCGAGCGGGGTGGGGCGGGACCTGCGCCAGGATGATCCCCTCTACCCCTCCTTTGCTCCTGTGGTGCGGCAAGGTGGGGATGTCTTGGCCAGGGCCCAGGTGTATGCGGAGGAAGCCCTTCAGGCTTTGGATTACGCTCAGCACTTTCTGCGCCAGTTGCCCGAAGGGCCTTTAGCTGTGGAGGTTCCTCCTGGGGACGGAGAGGGAATCGCTCGGGTAGAGGCGGGCCGAGGCGAGGTCTTCTGGTTTGTGCAGCTTGCGGGAGGAAAGGTGGTTCAAGCGGAGGGGGTGGACCCTAGCTTTAAGAACTGGAGGGCTTTGGAGTTGGCGGTGCGGGGTGAGGGTCTGCCCGATTTCCCCCTATGCAACAAATCCTTTGACCTTTCTTACGCAGGGAATGACCTTTAG
- a CDS encoding TIGR01440 family protein: protein MEGIRKAAERAILDFLEAFPMPKGSLFVLGGSTSEVLGEKVGTRPSLEVAEAILNGLLPPLLERGVWVAVQGCEHLNRALVVEREAARVYGLEEVTVFPHPKAGGSLATMAFLRFKEPVMVESLKAQAHGGLDIGGVLIGMHLRPVAVPLRLSLRKIGEAVLIAAKTRPKLVGGARAVYTREEMLTKLEEYRQKPL from the coding sequence ATGGAAGGCATTCGCAAGGCTGCAGAGAGGGCGATTTTGGACTTCCTGGAGGCATTCCCCATGCCCAAGGGAAGCCTCTTTGTCCTGGGGGGTTCCACCAGCGAGGTCCTAGGGGAAAAGGTGGGCACAAGGCCCAGCCTCGAGGTGGCCGAGGCCATCCTGAATGGCCTCCTTCCCCCGCTCTTGGAACGGGGCGTGTGGGTGGCGGTCCAGGGGTGCGAGCACCTGAACCGGGCCCTGGTGGTGGAAAGGGAGGCCGCCCGGGTTTACGGGCTAGAGGAGGTCACGGTCTTCCCCCACCCCAAGGCGGGAGGAAGCTTGGCCACCATGGCCTTTCTCCGGTTTAAGGAGCCGGTCATGGTGGAATCCCTTAAGGCCCAGGCCCACGGGGGCCTGGACATTGGGGGCGTCCTCATCGGTATGCACCTCCGGCCGGTGGCCGTGCCCCTGAGGCTTTCCCTACGCAAAATCGGGGAGGCGGTTTTGATCGCCGCCAAGACCAGGCCTAAGCTGGTGGGCGGGGCGCGGGCCGTCTACACCAGGGAGGAGATGCTTACGAAGTTGGAAGAATATCGGCAAAAGCCTCTCTGA
- a CDS encoding NADH-quinone oxidoreductase subunit B: protein MSLWHTLRIGVLAKGLEEILQIPPHAFGYPLLKPEGLSQKAREGLVGLCPSGAFFEEEGVFSLDLARCVGCGRCALVYPEAVGEMKTLEVAVVRREDLVQRVDLAAQAFLDPGPPPPPRPELRLPTLAFREVSAGDTGLTDSEIALLGNPFNDMARFGFQVVASPRHGDALLVTGPVSRNMAEALERTYQAMPEPKGVVAVGNEAIAGGVFAESQEVWAGVDRVVPVDVYVPGDPPRPGAILHGLLLLTGRVVQRLVGGVVR from the coding sequence ATGAGCTTGTGGCACACGCTTAGAATCGGGGTTTTGGCAAAGGGCCTGGAGGAGATTCTCCAGATACCCCCGCATGCCTTCGGATATCCCCTTTTGAAGCCCGAGGGGCTCTCTCAGAAAGCCCGGGAGGGACTGGTGGGCCTGTGCCCTAGCGGGGCCTTCTTTGAAGAAGAAGGGGTTTTCAGCTTGGACCTAGCCCGCTGCGTGGGGTGTGGGCGGTGCGCCCTGGTTTACCCCGAGGCCGTGGGGGAGATGAAGACCCTGGAGGTGGCCGTGGTTCGCCGGGAAGACCTGGTGCAACGGGTGGACCTGGCGGCCCAAGCCTTCCTGGACCCTGGGCCACCCCCGCCACCACGGCCCGAGTTGCGCCTTCCCACCCTGGCCTTCCGGGAGGTGAGCGCCGGGGACACGGGGCTTACCGATTCCGAGATTGCCCTTTTGGGGAACCCCTTTAACGACATGGCCCGGTTTGGCTTCCAGGTGGTGGCCTCGCCCCGCCATGGCGATGCCCTGTTGGTGACCGGCCCCGTGAGCCGCAACATGGCCGAGGCCCTAGAGCGCACCTACCAGGCCATGCCGGAGCCGAAAGGGGTGGTGGCGGTGGGCAACGAGGCCATCGCCGGCGGGGTTTTTGCGGAAAGCCAGGAGGTGTGGGCGGGGGTGGATAGGGTGGTTCCCGTGGATGTCTACGTGCCTGGGGACCCACCCAGGCCCGGGGCCATTCTCCACGGCCTCTTACTCCTCACGGGGCGGGTGGTCCAGCGCCTGGTAGGGGGCGTGGTACGCTAA
- a CDS encoding pyridoxal-phosphate-dependent aminotransferase family protein: protein MEWLLTPGPVRLHPKALEALARPQLHHRTEPAREVFLKARDLLKKAFQTQGEVLVLTGSGTLAMEALVQNLFAPGEKVLVPVYGKFSERFAEIAESAGLRVDRLSLAYGEVPHPEHVARPGYRGLLLVHSETSTGALVDLPALARAFKEANPEGLVGADMVTSLLVREVALEAWGVDAAASGSQKGLMCPPGLGFVALSPTALEALRPRGYYYDLSRELKAQGEGESAWTPAINLVGAVAAVLEEVVPRLAEHLALKAWQNDLLYRVGEELGLRPLPKVPSPAVAAFHLPDGVPYRAVKEAFAKRQAVIAGGQGALKGRIFRLSLMGHYDRYEALGVAALFREAFADILPTS, encoded by the coding sequence ATGGAGTGGCTCCTCACCCCTGGACCCGTTCGGCTTCACCCTAAGGCCCTGGAGGCCTTGGCCCGCCCCCAGCTCCACCACCGCACGGAGCCGGCCCGGGAAGTTTTCCTAAAGGCCAGGGACCTTCTCAAGAAGGCTTTCCAGACCCAAGGGGAGGTTCTGGTCCTTACGGGAAGCGGCACCTTGGCCATGGAGGCCTTGGTGCAAAACCTCTTCGCCCCCGGGGAAAAGGTGCTGGTACCGGTCTATGGGAAGTTCTCCGAGCGTTTTGCCGAGATCGCCGAAAGCGCGGGGCTAAGGGTGGACCGGCTTTCCCTAGCCTATGGGGAGGTGCCCCACCCCGAGCACGTGGCGAGGCCCGGGTACCGGGGGCTTCTTCTGGTCCATTCGGAGACCTCCACCGGGGCCCTGGTGGACCTGCCCGCCCTGGCAAGGGCCTTTAAGGAGGCCAACCCTGAAGGCTTGGTGGGGGCGGACATGGTGACGAGCCTCCTGGTGCGGGAGGTGGCCCTCGAGGCCTGGGGGGTGGACGCCGCCGCCTCCGGTAGCCAGAAGGGCCTCATGTGCCCGCCGGGCTTGGGTTTCGTGGCTCTAAGCCCCACGGCCCTGGAGGCCCTCCGCCCCCGAGGGTACTACTACGACCTTTCCCGGGAGCTTAAGGCCCAGGGGGAAGGGGAGAGCGCCTGGACCCCAGCCATCAACCTGGTGGGGGCGGTGGCCGCGGTGCTGGAGGAGGTGGTGCCCAGGCTTGCTGAGCACCTGGCCCTTAAGGCTTGGCAGAACGACCTCCTTTACCGGGTGGGGGAGGAGCTTGGGCTTAGGCCGCTGCCCAAGGTGCCAAGCCCAGCGGTGGCCGCCTTCCATCTGCCGGATGGGGTGCCCTACCGGGCGGTGAAGGAGGCCTTTGCCAAGAGGCAGGCGGTGATCGCTGGCGGGCAAGGGGCGCTCAAGGGACGAATCTTTCGCCTTTCCCTCATGGGCCATTACGACCGTTACGAGGCCCTGGGGGTTGCGGCCCTTTTCAGAGAGGCTTTTGCCGATATTCTTCCAACTTCGTAA